GGACAAACGGGGTGAAAGCGAGGATGGTGAAGAATCCGTAGTTGTAGAACAAGGCGCTCGAAGCGGTGGTACGTAGGCCTTTGTGGCCCAGTGCCCGCAGTGGATCCTTGAGGGAGGTCTTCACCGCTGGCGGTGGCGTTTTGGGCAGCAACACGACGAGCGCGATGAACGCGGCGGCCATCAGCGCAGCAGATCCAAAAAATGGTGCGCGCCACTGCCACCCGCCCAGAAGCGCTCCGAGCAGCGGGCCCAACGAGATTCCGAGCCCCAGAGCGGCCTCGTAAAGGATGATGGCGGTGCTTGCGCCGCCACTGGCAACGCCGACGATGACGGCCAGCGCGGTTGCGACGAAGAGCGCGTTGCCCAGGCCCCAACCTGCGCGGAATCCAATCAGCGTGCCGACGTCGTTCGCCGTACCCGAGAGCGAAGCAAAAACAACAATGAGGGCGAGCCCTCCCAGGAGGGTCTTCTTACCGCCGATACGTGAGGAGACGACGCCGGTCACCAGCATCGCGACGGCAGTCACCAGGAAGTAGCTCGTAAAAAGCAGCGATACCTGGCTGGGTGTTGCGTCAAGATTCGTGGCGATGGCGGGAAGAATAGGATCCACGAGTCCGATGCCCATGAAGGCGAATACCGCAGCCAGCGCAGTAGCCCACACTGCCTTGGGCTGCTTCAACAAGGAAGCCTTCTCATGATTCAGGGATTCTTCGGCTGCATTGGCAGTGTGGGTTGTCACTCGTTTTCCTAACGCCTCTCGAGGGCTTTGCTGTTGAGCTTTTCGATGACGGGGATGGCGGCAGCCAGAGCGGCACGCTCTGTATCGGTGAGCGGCTCCAGTAGTTCTGCCATGCGGGCATTGCGCAGAACGTTGGCAGCGTTTAACTGCAACTGACCTTCGG
This region of Arthrobacter roseus genomic DNA includes:
- a CDS encoding MFS transporter, coding for MTTHTANAAEESLNHEKASLLKQPKAVWATALAAVFAFMGIGLVDPILPAIATNLDATPSQVSLLFTSYFLVTAVAMLVTGVVSSRIGGKKTLLGGLALIVVFASLSGTANDVGTLIGFRAGWGLGNALFVATALAVIVGVASGGASTAIILYEAALGLGISLGPLLGALLGGWQWRAPFFGSAALMAAAFIALVVLLPKTPPPAVKTSLKDPLRALGHKGLRTTASSALFYNYGFFTILAFTPFVLGMDAYGIGAVFFGWGLMVAIFSVLIAPLLQRLMGTTRTLLATLGTLALVLIGLAMAAERSVTGVVVLVVVSGALLGINNTLYTELAMEVSDAPRPVASAGYNFVRWMGGALAPFLAAKLGEGFGPQYAYLAAALAVVIGALVVLGGRKFLLTHEPATV